A single Trypanosoma brucei gambiense DAL972 chromosome 9, complete sequence DNA region contains:
- a CDS encoding glycosyl transferase, putative — MLLTAPLLVLCLLAALAIFARRGLSLYPRNAVGFLHPSAAAGGGGERVLWVAIDSIQKDDIKNGIDRLYVLYCTQTSGKSDDGRCEPPQEYLARVVQKQFHITLPRPIKVVHLRSSMTKWLDGGRYPFLTLLLQAVCGSILLFYESCVVNTMTPTVIESVGIPGVYPLLSIFAGSRIIAYTHYPIITPVMTQRVENGEMRYNNKGAVARHGVLRKAKVLYYKLFARIYRWMGKFPDLVMTNSTWTKGHIQQLWGHDVPVLVYPPCAVSHFMPLRKLPHQRINTVVSVGQFRPEKNHMLQLQSFALALPRLPTDAKLIMIGGARNEEDKQRAEAVKVEAQRLGIADRVDVRVGAPFSEVSESLAQCCIGLHTMEDEHFGIVLVEYIACGCIPLGHRSGGVCLDIITSPNVGFLAATAEEYADCMAEIFRIKNDEPETYRKFQECGMATIARFSDESFGEKLTASLRRHLPS; from the coding sequence ATGTTACTCACCGCACCGTTATTAGTTCTATGCCTCCTGGCGGCACTGGCAATATTTGCACGACGTGGACTTTCGCTCTACCCACGGAACGCTGTTGGCTTCTTACACCCGTCTGCCGCTGCAGGTGGAGGAGGTGAGCGTGTTTTATGGGTTGCAATCGATTCTATTCAGAAAGACGATATAAAGAATGGTATTGATAGACTCTACGTGCTTTACTGCACTCAGACCAGCGGGAAGAGCGACGATGGTAGATGCGAACCGCCGCAGGAGTATCTTGCTCGAGTGGTTCAGAAACAGTTTCACATCACCCTACCGCGACCCATAAAAGTGGTGCACCTGCGCTCCAGCATGACGAAGTGGCTCGATGGTGGAAGGTACCCGTTCTTGACGTTGCTTCTGCAGGCGGTATGTGGAAGTATTTTACTCTTTTATGAATCGTGTGTTGTCAATACGATGACTCCCACTGTGATTGAGAGCGTCGGGATCCCCGGCGTGTATCCACTCCTCTCCATATTCGCAGGGTCCCGCATCATAGCGTACACACATTACCCCATTATAACGCCTGTTATGACGCAGCGGGTGGAAAACGGTGAAATGCGCTACAACAACAAGGGTGCGGTGGCGCGACACGGTGTGCTCCGTAAGGCTAAGGTTTTGTACTACAAGCTTTTTGCGCGCATTTACAGGTGGATGGGGAAATTCCCTGATCTAGTAATGACAAACTCTACATGGACTAAGGGGCATATACAGCAGCTTTGGGGCCATGACGTGCCAGTGCTTGTATACCCTCCTTGTGCCGTCAGTCATTTTATGCCGCTACGGAAGCTTCCCCATCAGCGAATCAATACAGTTGTGAGTGTTGGACAGTTCAGGCCGGAGAAAAACCACATGCTTCAGCTTCAGTCATTTGCACTGGCGCTTCCTCGGTTACCAACGGACGCCAAGCTTATCATGATTGGTGGGGCGCGGAATGAAGAAGACAAACAGCGGGCAGAGGCGGTGAAGGTTGAAGCCCAAAGGCTTGGCATTGCGGATCGTGTTGATGTGCGGGTGGGTGCTCCCTTTAGTGAGGTCAGTGAGAGTCTCGCTCAGTGTTGCATTGGGCTGCACACAATGGAAGACGAGCACTTTGGAATTGTGCTTGTGGAATACATTGCATGTGGCTGCATTCCGCTAGGCCACAGGAGCGGTGGCGTGTGCCTTGACATTATCACCTCACCGAATGTTGGGTTTCTTGCCGCAACCGCAGAGGAGTACGCAGACTGTATGGCAGAGATATTTCGCATCAAGAACGATGAGCCTGAAACGTACCGAAAATTTCAGGAGTGTGGAATGGCCACGATTGCGCGCTTCAGCGACGAATCGTTTGGAGAAAAACTCACAGCTTCTCTTCGCCGGCATCTTCCGTCATAG
- a CDS encoding protein kinase, putative: MQKYAILGKKGEGTFSEVLKAQDVETKAYVAIKCMRKPFQSKEQVNRLREIQAVRRLQPHPNIVPLIEVMFDKTTGRLALVFELMDMNLYEFIRGRRHQLDEHCVMTLMYQLFKALDHAHRKGIFHRDIKPENILLREDGTLKLADFGSCRGLHVSQPLTEYVSTRWYRAPECLLTSGYYTHKMDLWAAGCVFFEIIALTPLFPGTTEMDQIHKIHDVLGTPPLDVLNTLKKFGAPINFQFSEKKGTGVARLLPEDTSKEAIDLIGRLLQYDEKERVTAKEALRHPYFKPLRGKERQERHRAMEYSTEKAKTLEVDSVLPCLTRVVVSKRGPMTTENRPHVRLEDLSNANGRISAQSVLPKLQG, from the coding sequence ATGCAAAAGTACGCAATAttaggaaagaaaggagaaggaacgtTTAGTGAAGTTCTCAAGGCGCAAGACGTAGAAACGAAGGCATATGTAGCGATCAAGTGCATGAGAAAACCCTTTCAGTCGAAGGAGCAGGTGAATCGCCTTCGTGAAATTCAAGCCGTCCGGCGCCTGCAACCCCATCCGAACATCGTGCCGCTTATCGAAGTGATGTTTGACAAAACCACAGGCCGTCTGGCGCTGGTATTTGAATTGATGGACATGAACCTATATGAATTCATTCGGGGGCGCAGGCACCAATTAGACGAACATTGTGTCATGACCCTCATGTACCAACTGTTCAAAGCACTCGACCACGCCCATCGCAAAGGCATCTTTCATAGGGACATAAAGCCCGAGAATATCCTGTTGCGCGAGGATGGCACACTTAAACTAGCGGACTTCGGTTCCTGCCGGGGTTTACATGTCTCGCAACCGTTAACGGAGTATGTCTCAACCCGTTGGTATAGAGCGCCGGAGTGCCTCCTTACGAGTGGATATTACACCCACAAAATGGATCTTTGGGCGGCGGGCTGCGTGTTTTTTGAGATCATCGCTCTGACTCCACTGTTCCCAGGAACGACCGAAATGGACCAAATCCATAAGATCCACGATGTGCTTGGGACGCCACCGCTGGATGTGTTGAATACATTAAAGAAGTTCGGAGCCCCGATAAACTTCCAGTTTTCCGAGAAGAAGGGAACAGGTGTAGCCCGACTGCTGCCGGAGGACACTTCCAAGGAGGCGATTGATCTCATTGGTCGGTTACTGCAGTATGACGAAAAGGAGCGTGTAACGGCAAAGGAGGCTCTGCGGCATCCGTATTTCAAGCCTTTGAGAGGAAAGGAACGACAGGAACGTCACCGAGCGATGGAGTACTCCAcggagaaagcaaaaacgtTGGAGGTGGACAGCGTTCTCCCGTGCCTTACGAGGGTTGTAGTATCGAAGCGGGGACCGATGACCACAGAGAATAGACCGCACGTTAGGTTGGAGGACCTCTCCAATGCGAATGGGCGTATATCCGCTCAGTCCGTTCTGCCCAAACTTCAAGGGTGA
- a CDS encoding phosphatidylcholine:ceramide cholinephosphotransferase 2, putative, (fragment) has translation HRHCVGSGEPELPCNIPGVSRFFLSVWLCKENCRIELRNIHTIAWIRFITSYALLLLFRSAVIVMTSLPAPDDLCQDPPKIENPVKNVILTVLTAGGGSIHCGDLMYSGHTVILTLHLMFHWIYGAMVHWSFRPVVTVVAIFNCYCIVASRFHYTDDVLVAIYLTIATFIAVGHNADGAPWQLQLFIRWWPCCGANSREVTEDSQPVMVAFKSEAAGQSSRKVVDERNH, from the coding sequence CACCGGCATTGTGTGGGGTCGGGTGAACCAGAACTCCCATGTAACATTCCCGGTGTGAgtcgcttctttttatctgTGTGGTTATGTAAGGAGAATTGCCGTATTGAACTGCGCAACATTCATACCATTGCATGGATCCGTTTTATTACATCATACGCACTCCTGCTACTCTTTCGCTCGGCAGTTATTGTCATGACATCGCTTCCTGCTCCCGATGACCTGTGCCAAGACCCGCCGAAAATAGAGAACCCCGTAAAGAACGTTATACTCACTGTTCTtacagctggtggtggttcCATACACTGTGGTGATCTCATGTACAGTGGCCATACTGTGATTCTGACGCTTCATCTCATGTTCCACTGGATTTATGGGGCAATGGTACATTGGTCGTTTCGTCCTGTGGTGACTGTGGTAGCAATTTTTAACTGCTATTGCATCGTTGCCTCTCGGTTCCATTACACGGATGACGTGTTGGTAGCTATTTATTTAACAATTGCAACATTCATAGCAGTAGGTCACAACGCTGATGGAGCTCCATGGCAGTTGCAACTTTTTATTCGCTGGTGGCCATGTTGCGGTGCCAATTCACGTGAAGTGACGGAAGACAGCCAACCGGTAATGGTGGCTTTTAAGAGTGAAGCGGCGGGTCAGTCTAGCAGGAAAGTCGTAGATGAGAGAAATCATTGA
- a CDS encoding phosphatidylcholine:ceramide cholinephosphotransferase 2, putative has translation MAVPPVEMYSGSFWNRMRKPLPLRTQVIRFTVVFVIVSFILAVALQITHERMPDPKVTKPLPDLGFELLTKVPGMYVLADCCIGFLNILSVFTAFKLYLLHRHCVGSGEPELPCNIPGVSRFFLSVWLCKENCRIELRNIHTIAWIRFITSYALLLLFRSAVIVMTSLPAPDDLCQDPPKIENPVKNVILTVLTAGGGSIHCGDLMYSGHTVILTLHLMFHWIYGAMVHWSFRPVVTVVAIFSYYCIVASRFHYTDDVLVAIYLTIATFIAVGHNADGAPWQLQLFIRWLPCCGANSREVTEDSQPVMVAFKSEELDEMNGVLEGRQKKHGGVGDGESLMFKCGAYV, from the coding sequence ATGGCTGTCCCACCAGTGGAAATGTATAGTGGTTCCTTTTGGAACAGAATGAGGAAACCCTTGCCATTACGAACGCAAGTCATTCGATTCACAGTTGTATTCGTAATCGTCTCTTTCATCCTTGCTGTTGCGTTGCAAATCACACATGAACGCATGCCGGACCCCAAGGTGACGAAGCCGCTACCAGATCTCGGTTTTGAACTTTTGACGAAGGTGCCAGGTATGTATGTTCTTGCAGACTGCTGTATCGGTTTCTTGAATATTCTGAGTGTTTTCACCGCTTTCAAACTGTACCTTCTTCACCGGCATTGTGTGGGGTCGGGTGAACCAGAACTCCCATGTAACATTCCCGGTGTGAgtcgcttctttttatctgTGTGGTTATGTAAGGAGAATTGCCGTATTGAACTGCGCAACATTCATACCATTGCATGGATCCGTTTTATTACATCATACGCACTCCTGCTACTCTTTCGCTCGGCAGTTATTGTCATGACATCGCTTCCTGCTCCCGATGACCTGTGCCAAGACCCGCCGAAAATAGAGAACCCCGTAAAGAACGTTATACTCACTGTTCTtacagctggtggtggttcCATACACTGTGGTGATCTCATGTACAGTGGCCATACTGTGATTCTGACGCTTCATCTCATGTTCCACTGGATTTATGGGGCAATGGTACATTGGTCGTTTCGTCCTGTGGTGACTGTGGTAGCAATTTTTAGCTACTATTGCATCGTTGCCTCTCGTTTCCATTACACAGATGACGTGTTGGTAGCTATTTATTTAACAATTGCAACATTCATAGCAGTAGGTCACAACGCTGATGGAGCTCCATGGCAGTTGCAACTTTTTATTCGCTGGTTGCCATGTTGCGGTGCCAATTCACGTGAAGTGACGGAAGACAGCCAACCGGTAATGGTGGCTTTTAAGAGTGAAGAATTAGATGAAATGAATGGTGTGCTGGAGggcagacaaaaaaaacatggtggtgttggtgatggtgaatCTTTAATGTTTAAATGTGGGGCGTATGTGTGA
- a CDS encoding 60S ribosomal protein L37, putative, whose product MTKGTTSMGQRHGRTHILCRRCGRNAYHVQWERCAACAYPRAQRRRYNWSVKAIKRRRTGTGRCRYLKVVHRRIRNHFKTDIKA is encoded by the coding sequence ATGACCAAAGGTACCACATCGATGGGGCAGCGCCACGGGCGCACGCACATCCTTTGCCGCCGCTGTGGCCGCAACGCCTACCACGTGCAGTGGGAGCGGTGTGCTGCTTGCGCCTACCCGCGTGCTCAGCGCCGGCGCTACAACTGGTCAGTGAAGGCCATCAAGCGACGCCGCACTGGCACAGGCCGCTGTCGCTACTTGAAGGTTGTCCACCGCAGGATTAGGAACCACTTCAAGACCGACATCAAGGCGTAG
- a CDS encoding phosphatidylcholine:ceramide cholinephosphotransferase 2, putative, with translation MAVPPVEMYSGSFWNRMRKPLPLRTQVIRFTVVFVIVVFILAVLLQITHERMPDPKVTKPLPDLGFEVLHKYPFLFSVADCCIGSLNILSVFTAFKLYLLHRHCVGSGEPELPCNIPGVSRFFLSVWLCKENCRIELRNIHTIAWIRFITSYALLLLSRSIIMVVTSLPNPDDLCQNPPKIENRVKDILLTVLTAGAGSIHCGDLMYSGHTVILTLHLMFHWIYGAMVHWSFRPVVTVVAIFSYYCIVASRFHYTDDVLVAIYLTIATFIAVGHNADGAPWQLQLFIRWLPCCGANSREVAEDGVPVAIVIKNEEMMNFDGKS, from the coding sequence ATGGCTGTCCCACCAGTGGAAATGTATAGTGGTTCCTTTTGGAACAGAATGAGGAAACCCTTGCCATTACGAACGCAAGTCATTCGATTCACAGTTGTATTCGTAATTGTTGTCTTTATCCTTGCTGTTTTGTTGCAAATCACACATGAACGTATGCCGGACCCCAAGGTGACGAAGCCGCTACCAGATCTCGGTTTTGAGGTATTGCACAAGtatccttttttgttttctgtcgcAGACTGTTGTATCGGTTCCTTGAATATTCTGAGTGTTTTCACCGCTTTCAAACTGTACCTTCTTCACCGGCATTGTGTGGGGTCGGGTGAACCAGAACTCCCATGTAACATTCCCGGTGTGAgtcgcttctttttatctgTGTGGTTATGTAAGGAGAATTGCCGTATTGAACTGCGCAACATTCATACCATTGCATGGATCCGTTTTATTACATCATACGCACTCCTGCTACTCTCCCGTTCAATTATTATGGTAGTGACGTCGCTTCCCAATCCCGATGACCTGTGCCAAAACCCgccaaaaatagaaaatcgTGTGAAAGATATCTTACTTACTGTTCTTACAGCTGGTGCCGGTTCCATACACTGTGGTGATCTCATGTACAGTGGCCATACTGTGATTCTGACGCTTCATCTCATGTTCCACTGGATTTATGGGGCAATGGTACATTGGTCGTTTCGTCCTGTGGTGACTGTGGTAGCAATTTTTAGCTACTATTGCATCGTTGCCTCTCGGTTCCATTACACAGATGACGTGTTGGTAGCTATTTATTTAACAATTGCAACATTCATAGCAGTAGGTCACAACGCTGATGGAGCTCCATGGCAGTTGCAACTTTTTATTCGCTGGTTGCCATGTTGCGGTGCCAATTCACGTGAAGTGGCTGAAGATGGTGTGCCTGTTGCAATCGTAATtaaaaacgaagaaatgaTGAATTTCGATGGAAAGTCGTAG
- a CDS encoding phosphatidylcholine:ceramide cholinephosphotransferase 2, putative: MAVPPVEMYSGSFWNRMRKPLPLRTQVIRFTVVFVIVSFILAVALQITHERMPDPKVTKPLPDLGFELLTKVPGMYVLADCCIGFLNILSVFTAFKLYLLHRHCVGSGEPELPCNIPGVSRFFLSVWLCKENCRIELRNIHTIAWIRFITSYALLLLFRSAVIVMTSLPAPDDLCQDPPKIENPVKNVILTVLTAGGGSIHCGDLMYSGHTVILTLHLMFHWIYGAMVHWSFRPVVTVVAIFSYYCIVASRFHYTDDVLVAIYLTIATFIAVGHNADGAPWQLQLFIRWWPCCGANSREVTEDSQPVMVAFKSEAAGQSSRKVVDERNH; encoded by the coding sequence ATGGCTGTCCCACCAGTGGAAATGTATAGTGGTTCCTTTTGGAACAGAATGAGGAAACCCTTGCCATTACGAACGCAAGTCATTCGATTCACAGTTGTATTCGTAATCGTCTCTTTCATCCTTGCTGTTGCGTTGCAAATCACACATGAACGCATGCCGGACCCCAAGGTGACGAAGCCGCTACCAGATCTCGGTTTTGAACTTTTGACGAAGGTGCCAGGTATGTATGTTCTTGCAGACTGCTGTATCGGTTTCTTGAATATTCTGAGTGTTTTCACCGCTTTCAAACTGTACCTTCTTCACCGGCATTGTGTGGGGTCGGGTGAACCAGAACTCCCATGTAACATTCCCGGTGTGAgtcgcttctttttatctgTGTGGTTATGTAAGGAGAATTGCCGTATTGAACTGCGCAACATTCATACCATTGCATGGATCCGTTTTATTACATCATACGCACTCCTGCTACTCTTTCGCTCGGCAGTTATTGTCATGACATCGCTTCCTGCTCCCGATGACCTGTGCCAAGACCCGCCGAAAATAGAGAACCCCGTAAAGAACGTTATACTCACTGTTCTtacagctggtggtggttcCATACACTGTGGTGATCTCATGTACAGTGGCCATACTGTGATTCTGACGCTTCATCTCATGTTCCACTGGATTTATGGGGCAATGGTACATTGGTCGTTTCGTCCTGTGGTGACTGTGGTAGCAATTTTTAGCTACTATTGCATCGTTGCCTCTCGGTTCCATTACACGGATGACGTGTTGGTAGCTATTTATTTAACAATTGCAACATTCATAGCAGTAGGTCACAACGCTGATGGAGCTCCATGGCAGTTGCAACTTTTTATTCGCTGGTGGCCATGTTGCGGTGCCAATTCACGTGAAGTGACGGAAGACAGCCAACCGGTAATGGTGGCTTTTAAGAGTGAAGCGGCGGGTCAGTCTAGCAGGAAAGTCGTAGATGAGAGAAATCATTGA
- a CDS encoding phosphatidylcholine:ceramide cholinephosphotransferase 2, putative yields MAVPPVEMYSGSFWNRMRKPLPLRTQVIRFTVVFVIVSFILAVALQITHERMPDPKVTKPLPDLGFELLTKVPGMYVLADCCIGFLNILSVFTAFKLYLLHRHCVGSGEPELPCNIPGVSRFFLSVWLCKENCRIELRNIHTIAWIRFITSYALLLLFRSVVIVMTSFPAPDDLCQNPPKIENPVKNVILTVLTAGGGSIHCGDLMYSGHTVILTLHLMFHWIYGAMVHWSFRPVVTVVAIFSYYCIVASRFHYTDDVLVAIYLTIATFIAVGHNADGAPWQLQLFIRWWPCCGANSREVTEDSQPVMVAFKSEAAGQSSRKVVDERNH; encoded by the coding sequence ATGGCTGTCCCACCAGTGGAAATGTATAGTGGTTCCTTTTGGAACAGAATGAGGAAACCCTTGCCATTACGAACGCAAGTCATTCGATTCACAGTTGTATTCGTAATCGTCTCTTTCATCCTTGCTGTTGCGTTGCAAATCACACATGAACGCATGCCGGACCCCAAGGTGACGAAGCCGCTACCAGATCTCGGTTTTGAACTTTTGACGAAGGTGCCAGGTATGTATGTTCTTGCAGACTGCTGTATCGGTTTCTTGAATATTCTGAGTGTTTTCACCGCTTTCAAACTGTACCTTCTTCACCGGCATTGTGTGGGGTCGGGTGAACCAGAACTCCCATGTAACATTCCCGGTGTGAgtcgcttctttttatctgTGTGGTTATGTAAGGAGAATTGCCGTATTGAACTGCGCAACATTCATACCATTGCATGGATCCGTTTTATTACATCATACGCACTCCTGCTACTCTTTCGCTCGGTGGTTATTGTCATGACATCCTTTCCTGCTCCTGATGACCTGTGCCAAAACCCGCCGAAAATAGAGAACCCCGTAAAGAACGTTATACTCACTGTTCTtacagctggtggtggttcCATACACTGTGGTGATCTCATGTACAGTGGCCATACTGTGATTCTGACGCTTCATCTCATGTTCCACTGGATTTATGGGGCAATGGTACATTGGTCGTTTCGTCCTGTGGTGACTGTGGTAGCAATTTTTAGCTACTATTGCATCGTTGCCTCTCGGTTCCATTACACAGATGACGTGTTGGTAGCTATTTATTTAACAATTGCAACATTCATAGCAGTAGGTCACAACGCTGATGGAGCTCCATGGCAGTTGCAACTTTTTATTCGCTGGTGGCCATGTTGCGGTGCCAATTCACGTGAAGTGACGGAAGACAGCCAACCGGTAATGGTGGCTTTTAAGAGTGAAGCGGCGGGTCAGTCTAGCAGGAAAGTCGTAGATGAGAGAAATCATTGA
- a CDS encoding PABP1, whose protein sequence is MTIAAQGVPSGPSATKPLQVASLYVGDLDPAINEPQLVDIFKPYGTILNVRVCRDIITQRSLGYGYVNYDDVNSASKAMEELNFKRVGEKCIRIMWQQRDPALRYSGSGNIFVKNLKEEVDSRELSLIFKKFGEILSCKVMDDESGKSRGYGFVHFKDDDAAKAAIEKMNGDKEHADADKAALYVANFIRRNARLAALVANFTNVYIKQLLPTVDKDVIEKFFSKFGGITSAAICKDKNGRAFAFCNFEKHDDAVKAIEASHDQEVEGVTQPGEKLYVQRAQPRSERLIALRQKYMQCQSLGNNLYVRNFDAEFTEKDLNELFKEYGVIRSCRVMTDANGISRGFGFVSFENADQANAALREMNGRMLNGKPLVVNIAQRRDQRLTMLKLQLQQRLQMMMHHMHPPPFGMPGHPLQRRNARSGGRGNRPHPRQQQPQPQPEPQPPLATTVPPAAAHSVMFTAPSMGFSAVPRTPQASPAIAPDTPPLPPISAEDLQQMSVDEQRAALGDRLYIKVHELAPDHAPKITGMFLEMNPKEALALLSNPKLMHEKVTEALCVLKVHASSA, encoded by the coding sequence atgaCAATCGCTGCACAGGGGGTTCCCTCCGGTCCCTCCGCCACGAAGCCGCTACAAGTGGCTTCATTGTACGTTGGCGACCTCGATCCTGCTATTAATGAGCCACAGTTGGTGGACATCTTTAAACCGTATGGAACTATTCTCAACGTCCGCGTCTGCCGTGACATCATCACGCAGCGCTCATTGGGATACGGTTATGTGAACTATGACGATGTGAATAGCGCGTCGAAAGCCATGGAGGAACTCAATTTCAAGCGAGTGGGTGAAAAGTGTATCCGAATCATGTGGCAGCAGCGTGACCCAGCACTGCGGTACAGCGGAAGTGGTAATATATTCGTCAAAAACCTTAAGGAGGAGGTAGACAGTCGGGAATTGAGTTTGATATTCAAGAAGTTTGGTGAGATCCTTTCCTGCAAGGTGATGGACGATGAGAGCGGGAAAAGCCGCGGTTACGGCTTTGTCCACTTCAAGGACGACGATGCAGCCAAAGCCGCCATCGAGAAAATGAACGGTGACAAGGAACACGCCGATGCGGATAAGGCAGCACTGTATGTTGCCAATTTCATTCGTCGTAATGCCCGTCTTGCCGCACTTGTGGCGAACTTCACGAACGTGTACATAAAGCAGCTCCTTCCCACAGTTGATAAAGACGTTATCGAAAAATTCTTTTCGAAGTTTGGCGGCATCACGAGCGCAGCGATATGCAAAGACAAGAACGGTCGTGCATTCGCCTTCTGTAACTTTGAAAAACACGATGACGCAGTTAAAGCCATTGAGGCGTCACATGATCAAGAGGTGGAAGGTGTTACGCAGCCTGGGGAGAAGTTGTACGTGCAGCGAGCTCAGCCGAGAAGTGAGCGGCTTATTGCACTCCGCCAAAAATACATGCAGTGCCAGTCACTTGGAAACAACTTATACGTCCGTAACTTTGACGCTGAGTTCACGGAAAAAGACCTCAATGAACTGTTCAAAGAGTACGGTGTTATTCGCAGCTGCCGTGTGATGACCGATGCCAATGGCATAAGTCGCGGTTTCGGCTTTGTAAGTTTCGAAAATGCGGATCAGGCAAACGCCGCACTCCGTGAAATGAATGGTCGTATGCTGAACGGGAAACCTCTCGTTGTCAACATTGCGCAGCGCCGTGACCAGCGCCTCACCATGCTGAAGTTACAGCTCCAGCAACGCCTGCAAATGATGATGCACCATATGCATCCTCCTCCGTTCGGTATGCCGGGGCATCCACTGCAGAGACGCAATGCCCGCAGTGGAGGCCGGGGCAACCGTCCGCACCCACGTCAACAACAGCCACAACCTCAACCTGAGCCGCAACCGCCACTCGCCACTACGGTGCCACCAGCAGCGGCTCACAGCGTTATGTTTACCGCACCCTCAATGGGTTTCTCCGCCGTACCCCGTACTCCTCAGGCATCACCTGCCATCGCTCCCGATACACCACCGCTGCCGCCCATCTCAGCTGAAGATCTGCAACAAATGTCGGTGGACGAACAACGCGCCGCTCTGGGTGACAGGCTCTACATTAAGGTGCATGAGCTTGCTCCGGATCACGCACCGAAAATTACTGGCATGTTCCTTGAGATGAACCCTAAGGAGGCGTTAGCCCTCCTTTCCAACCCTAAACTAATGCACGAGAAGGTTACAGAAGCCCTCTGTGTGCTAAAGGTACACGCCTCAAGCGCTTAA